The Synechococcus sp. MU1617 genome window below encodes:
- a CDS encoding pentapeptide repeat-containing protein, whose translation MATPAQALDTSAGVGLQDRALFQEKVDYTLTNQSNGDFEGQNLANTSFAGAVGRGANFRGANLHGAILTQGAFAEADFQGADLSDALMDRADFVATDLRNAVLTGIIASGSSFSNAQIEGADFTDALLDRDDQRRLCGEADGINPSTGVATFDSLGC comes from the coding sequence ATGGCAACGCCTGCCCAGGCCCTTGACACCTCAGCTGGGGTGGGGCTGCAGGACCGGGCCCTGTTCCAGGAAAAAGTGGATTACACGCTCACCAACCAGAGCAACGGTGACTTCGAGGGGCAGAACCTGGCCAACACATCCTTTGCCGGAGCTGTGGGCCGCGGAGCGAATTTCCGGGGCGCCAACCTGCATGGCGCGATCCTCACCCAAGGGGCCTTCGCCGAGGCTGATTTCCAAGGCGCTGACCTCTCCGATGCCCTGATGGATCGCGCTGACTTTGTCGCCACCGATCTACGCAATGCCGTCCTAACCGGGATCATTGCTTCGGGCAGCAGCTTCAGCAACGCTCAGATCGAGGGGGCTGACTTCACTGACGCCCTGCTCGATCGTGATGATCAACGCCGGCTATGCGGCGAGGCCGATGGCATCAACCCCAGCACGGGAGTCGCCACCTTCGACAGTCTTGGCTGCTGA